The window TCAGCAGAATAACGCCACCGGATTCCCGCTGAAGTATCTGGTCCAGTTCAGCATCCGTCGATACTTCGAAATTAGTTGAAGTCCTCACAGTTCTTTCTGAATTGGATTGGACATTAGCATCAGCAGGTGATGATTCAATGAGAGACGAGGTGATCCCGCTTGCCTGTATGCTTGAATTATCAGCACCTTGCCCAGCATCGCTTCCTAGCCATCTGTCGTAGACAATGATCGCAACCAGCATCAGCAGTATGACTGCGATGACCTGAACAGGGCTGACAGTGCCCTGGGATGTTGTCCTGATTGATTCGATAGAACGTCTTTCTTTAGATTGCAATTGTGCTAAATCGGTAAGGAGTTCACTGGCAGTCTGATATCGGTCATCAGGATTTTTTGCCAGCATTCTGCTGCAGATGTCCACCAATTCCTGGCTGACTTCCTGATTCAATTCACGTGGGTCACGTGGCAATTCCAGTTGATGTGAATGCAGTTTGCGGGCAGCAGTACCTTCCGGAACCGGTGGCATGCCGGTGAGCATGTGATAGAACGTACAACCCAGCGAATAGATATCGCTGCGAACGTCTGCCTGGCGTGGATCAATAGCTTGTTCAGGTGAGAGATAATCAAACGTGCCTAGTGTCGAGCCTGGGTGAGTCAGGGTGTTTGCTTCCAGAATATCCAGATGTCGAGCCAGTCCCAGGTCGAGCAGTTTTAACCTGCCTTGGGAAGTAACGATCATGTTGGAGGGTTTGATGTCGCGATGCGTAATTCCTAGTAATGCTGCATCATGAATTCCCTGAGCAGCTTGGGTAATCAAGTCGATGGCAGTCTGTATGGGTAAATTACCATCAGACTGATCCAACAGGTCTTTCAGGTTCGTCCCTTCAATGAATTCATATGCAATGTAATGCAGCCCTTGATCTTGCCCGTAAGAATGTACGCGTGCAATGTGGTCACTATCCAGTTGTGCAGCCAGTTTCGCTTCTCTCTCAAACCGTTGTACATGTTCCTGATTTGCTGCAAGCTTGGGTAGCAGCACTTTGAGTGCAACTCGTCGTTCAAGGTGAAGATCCTTGGCACGAAAAACAGCAGCCATTCCTCCCATGCCAAGTGAATCTTCGATCAGGTACGATCCTAACTGTTTGCCGATAAGAAGTGTGGAAAGTTCAGCTGCAGAGCTATCCCATGCACTGGTAGGAACTCCACCGGTGATAATGGTAGCCATATTTTGTGAATGATTGGACGGGCTTGCTTTTACCTGATGAGTTGTGCTGTATTGGCTGCCTGTTTCGCTATTGGCTTTGGAAGTGTTGTTGATAACCAATACATTCTGCGCTGGCAACGAAGCTGACGCTTGCTCCTGTTTAGGTACTTGCTGTCCCATTTCCCACTTCTCCCGTGGTTTGCTTAAGCGATCCGTCTTGAGCATTAACAGCGTCATTCAAGCTGTATGACTTGATTTGTTTAATCTACCTTATCGAGAAGCGTTTGCCTAGCAGTTCTGTTAAAACTTCTGACAATAATACATACGTTATGGGATGAATATTTAGCTTCTCGGTGTGGTCTTTATGTCGTTGCGTGTCTCGAATCTAAGACTTGGAATATCAGCAGATGAATCAGAACTCATCGAAGTTCTGGCGAATTCGCTCGGTACCAGAATCGATGACTTGAAGCCATGGAGAATCATACGCAAGAGTCTGGATGCCAGAAATCCGGACGACCTTTCATTTGTCTATGCGGTAGAAGTGAACGTACACGATGAAGCAGCCCTGCTGAAAAACAGTTATGGTAAATCAGGCATTCAGGTGTCCCGATCTGTTGAGCAGTCTTTCGAGTTTCCGCATCCTGGTAATCAGCCTTTGCCACACCGGCCAGTGATTATCGGTTCTGGTCCGGCAGGATTGGCAGCAGCCTATTTCCTGGCCGAGAAGGGTTATCGGCCGTTAGTTCTGGAACGTGGCGCACCTGTCAGCGAACGCATTCGTGATGTTCGGGCATTTGATGAAGGTGGTGAACATAATCCAGAGAGCAATTATCTGTTTGGCGAAGGCGGTGCTGGAACTTTCTCCGATGGCAAGCTGACCTGCAGAATGACAGGTCCAGATGTTTTCAGAATTCTTCAGCTCTATGCAGCATGTAAAGGCAAGCCGTCTATTCTCTACGACCATCGGCCTCATCTTGGAAGTAATCGGCTGCCTGCTGTAGTCAAGGCGATGAGGCAGCAGATCGAAGCCATGGGAGGCAGCATTCAATTTCACTGCAAAGTAGAAGATATCCTCATCGAACGGGGAACCATCAAAGGAGTAGTATCCAATAGTGGTTTTATTCCAGCTTCTATTGTAGTGCTGGCGATCGGCCATTCTGCTCGTGATACTTATGAAATGCTTTACCAGCGGGGAATTCCACTGATTCAGAAGCCATTTCAATTTGGTGTGCGGATCGAACACCCGCAGGAAAATACGAACAGGCATTGTTACGGCAAAAGAAAACTAGAAGAACGAATCGGTTCTGCCAGTTTTTCAGTAGTTCAGAAGTCGAGATCGGGACTGGATTTGTTCAGTTTCTGCATGTGTGCGGGAGGGTATGTCATGCCCAGTGTGTCTGAACCGGGAGCATTCTGCACCAACGGCATGAGCATGTCTAAGCGAGATTCTCCATTCGCCAACAGTGGTTTGGTAGTTACACTCGATTCATCCTTCTTTGGCTCAGAGCATCCGCTGGCCGGTATGTACCTGCAGCGACAATATGAATCGCTGGCATATGAATTAAGCCGGGAAAGGTATGCTTGTCCCATCCAATGGGGAAAAGATTTTCTTGAAGACAGAACGAGTAACGGCAAACTGCCAAGCAGTTATCCACGTGAGACCATCAATGCTCAGTTAAAAACGCTTCTGCCTTCTTCGATATCTCAGGTTTTGAGCCAGGCGTTGCCAATCATTGATCGACGTTGGAACGGTCAATTCCTCAAAGAAGCTACCTTGGTGGGGCCGGAAGCCAGAGGTAGTGCACCGGTCCGTATTCCGCGTGATGAACTGACGAGACAGGTAACCGGTATCGAAGGGCTGTATCCAGTAGGAGAAGGCGCTGGCTATGCAGGCGGAATCATTTCTGCAGCAGTTGATGGTTTACGTACTTCCAAAGCAATCGTCGCACGGTATGCTGTTACCAGTTAGTCTTCTGCAACAAATAGCGAGATTCAGTCATGATCAAGGTAATGATGCTCATGATGGCAGTATGTGCTTTGACGAGCAGCAGTATCGGTTATGCCCAAAATGTGAGTGAAATCAAAGTGGGAATTATCGGTTGTGATACCTCCCATGTCATCGCATTCACCAAAATCCTGAACAGCAAACAGCCCCTTCAGGAAGCTGACGGTATCAGGGTTGTTGTCGCATTTCCTGGCGGCAGTCCGGATCTGCCCGATAGTCAAGATCGTGTTGCCGGATATGTGGCGCAATTGAAAAATGAATTCCATGTTGAAATTGTCGACTCTATTCCTGCTTTGCTGGGCAAGTGCGATGCCGTGCTCCTGGAGAGTGTTGATGGCAGACCGCACTGGGAACAGGTACAACCCATCCTGGCTGCTGGCAAACCAGTGTTTGTTGATAAACCATTTGCAGGTTCGCTGGTAGATGCTATTCGTATTGCACAGTTGGCTGAGAAAACCAAAACCCCGGTCTTCAGCAGTTCTGCACTGAGATTTACGCCAGGTATCGCGAAGGCAAGGAATGACGAAAAAACAGGTAATGTAATCGGTTGCCTGGCGTACAGTCCATGTGCCGTGAATCAATATCATCCCGATCTTTATTGGTACGGCATTCACGGCGCTGAAACACTTTTTACCATCATGGGAAAAGGATGTGTCTCGGTTCAGCGTACCTATACCGAAGGAACTGATATTGTCACCGGTGTCTGGAACGATGGACGCGTAGGAACTTTCCGTGGTATTCGCCATGGCCACAAGGAGTTTGGCGCATTGGTATTTGGAACCAAAGGCGTCCATACAACTGGTGGATTTACAGGGTACGACCCGTTAGTTGTCGAGATTGCCAGATTCTTCAAAACTGGCAAATCACCAGTGCCACTTTCTGAAACCATTGAGATACTGGCATTCATGAATGCTGCAGATATCAGCAAAAAGAACAACGGAGCCGTCGTCCTGTTATCTGATGTTCTGGAAAGAGCTAAGCAGCAGGCAGCAGGCAAATAGTTGGTAATAATCAGAGTGTTGAGTAAAATAAAATTACCGAGAAATTGCAGGTTCACGTAAACATGTCAAAAAAACACGCAAAAACCTCTGTCGTCGCCTTCAAAGTCGAAACCGAGCTGGCTGATATTTTGAATCAATTACCAAATAAAAGTGCTTTCATTCGAAAAGCCATCGTTAATCAGTTGGATATGGCATGTCCACTTTGTTCGGGTGCCGGAATGCTTCCCAAAGGCCTCCATGATCACTTTGCACCGCTGGTCAGTAAGCTTAACAACAAAGCATGTGAAGAATGTGGCGATAAAGCAGCAGTACTCGCGAATTCCATCGAGGAATTGAACGCTGAAGATCGATTACGTCTTGAACAGTTTTTTCATGGCGGGCCATTTTATTGCAATCCTTGTTATACCAAAGCAGCATCGTGTCATGATTGTGGCTGGCATATCGCACCTGACCAAATCAAGAATCACCAGCGTCAATCACATCATGCCAGATAGTTCTGCATCATTTTTTGTGATTATGCAGATTATGTGTTATGTTTCGGTTATACGGGAGAAGTAAGCGAAGCTGCAGCCCACAGCAGTTTGGGACAGTTAAATGGATATCAATCTTTTAGGCGTTTTAGCCATCTGCGCCATTTACGGCATTTGGCGAGTATTAGACTATCGTAGACAGCAACTCCAGCAGGCTGCCATACGATCGAGAATAACCTGGATGCTCTGGCTGGCAGCTAACGAAACGCAATAACAGTTTACTTTTGACGAACTGGTATTGAAATCCCAGCAGTAGCAGACTGCTGTGCGGGCTGGTCCATGACATTACAGATGATTAAAGCTTCTGGTTCAATGTCATACCAGCCACCATCGTGAAAATCAACCAGGCATTTTCCATTTTGATTCACTGTAATTACGATTCCCATTTTCTCTGCGAACCTGATCATCTCTGGCAGATTTGGATTAACTTTTACATTTCTTCCCGTCCAATTTGCCTTGAGTGTATTCCATCGATCTGTTGAATGATTGGTCATTTTATACATCCCTGTTTTGATGCAGAAGACATGCCACTTCAATAGCTGCCTGCAAGCTGTATGGATCAGCAATCCAGTCGTTGACTATATCGTAAGCAGTGCCGTGTGCCACGCTGGTTCGAATGATCGGCAATCCGAGAGTAATGTTGACGAGATGAAACCCGGAGATCAGCTTGAGAGCAATATGCCCCTGATCATGGTACATGGCTACGATGCCATCGAATTCACCCCGTTGGGCACGCTTAAACAATGTATCACTGGGCCATGGGCCGGAGACAGTTATGCCCTGTCTCTGAGCCTTTAGCACTGCAGGAGCGATGTTCTTTTCTTCCTCGTTGCCAAATATCCCACCATCGCTGGCATGGGGATTCAATGCACAGACTCCAATTCTTGGTTGAGAGCCAATCAGCTTTTTCATGATATTCGCTGTAAGTACAATCTTTTCGAGTACATTGGCAGGCGTGATATAGTCAAAAATAGATCGCAGACTTTGATGCAGGGTAACATGTGCGACTCCAAGTCCGAGGTGTGTATTCTCCAAGTCATGCTTACTCGCAGGGGCATAAAGCATCATGGCATATTCTTTGACATGACAGGCGTCAGCGAGAATTTCTGTATGTCCAGGGTAATCTAATCCTGCAAGATACAACCCCTCCTTATGCAGAGGGAGCGTGACAATCGCGTCCGCAATCTTTTGTTGAGTCTGTTGAATTGCAAGTTGAAGAAAGTCGAAAGCAGCTTGTCCCGCTCCAGCTTGTGCTTTACCAGGGGTTACCTCGCATAAGTTGACCTGTGTGCCTTGTAGACACGGCATGATGTTTCGATTTGATGCTGGCCACGATGTCAAATCGGTAATGGGATTAATCCTGATTCCTATGCTGTATTTTTCATTTAATCGTTCAAGCCACTCAACATCGCCCACAACTACCGGTTGAGAATAGGCAAACAGTTCAGACTTTGTCCAGCTTTTCAATAATACTTCAGGCCCAATCCCGGCAACATCCCCCAAGGTAATCAATAGTCGCGGTAATGCATGCATCAGAAGTGCATTCCTTGAGGAAATCTCTGTAACATTTTATTGTATTGCCATGCTGGCCAGACTATCATCGATAAATCGAGTTCTTTCATCATCTGAGTCAAATCCATGTTTCGATTGGCAGCTTTATCCACTCTTCTGATTTGCATTTGCTGGATTTCTCCAGTTCAGTCAGATCCAGTGCGACCCATGACCGGCTCTAAAGATGGCCCAACAACGACACTGACCCCGGCACAGATTGAACTGCTGGTCACACAATTAGGGGATAAACAATACAAAATCCGGCAAAATGCCAGGAGTACGTTGGAGCAACTCGGACCCATTGCACTTCCCTATCTACAATCTGCACTGGCAAAAGAAAAGAATCCTGAAGTCATCAGGCAATTGAATTCTCTGATTCCTGGCCTGGAGCAGATGGCGGCACTGTCACCAACCACGCTGACACTGACCTGTAAAGACATGCCACTGGCTGATGTGATCAAGGAGATCGAAAAACAGTCAAAGTACAAAATTGAAATGATGGGCGGCAAGCAGGATAAAGTAACTGTGAGCCTGCAATGGGATAAAGTCCATTTCTGGCAGGCTCTCCATTCGCTCTGTGATCAGCACGGACTCATGTTCCAGGAAGGCTGGTATGGAAATGATAATGTGACCATACGGCTCATGCCAGGCGAATCAAACAACAGCTATCGATATCTTGAAGGACCATTTCGAGTGACGGTAACAGGATTTCATTACAATCGGAGCCTGCAATTCACCGCCCAGGGCGGTTCGTCCTCATCCAATGAATCCCTGCAGGCCAATCTAACTGTGACTGTCGAACCCAGGCTGCCTTTACTGAGTGTTAAACAGCCGATCTTCACCGATGCGATTACTGAAACAAACGAGAACTTGCTGTTGCCTGTTAATCCGCAGCGAACACCCTACTATCAGCATGGTTATCGATCTTTCATGCATCAGGTCAATGCTCAACTCAAACCGTCTAATTCTGCACGCAGAATCAAATCCCTGAAAGGAACGATTCCTGTAACTGTCGTTGCACAAACCAAGCCTGTCATCACGGTAGAAAAATTATCTGAAGCAAAAGGCAAGACTTTCAAGCAGGGTACGAGTACCCTGCGCATCGATGACATTACTTCTGAACGTGGACAGAACGGTATTAAAATGTCGCTGACGGAAGGTGCTGCCAATAACCCCAGTGACTATTCCTGGATGAATTCCATTCAACAGAGAATAGAAGTATTTGACGAGAAGGGAAACAAACTTCAGAACTATGGTGGCAGTTGGGGAATGAACGGCAATAACAACATCAATGGAACATTCCAGTTCAGCGGCGTGCCTGCCAAATTGATCTACTATGATTGGATTACCATGAATTATCAGATTCCATTCAGCTTCGAAGATTTGCCACTGCCATAATGTTCTGGTGGTCTATACGATCAAATTGAATACCAGCGCCTGTTCGTTGCATACCGGGAACGATGGACATCGTACACATTCACCCCAGATAAACCGGGGTAAACTTTCTTTCTCAACAACCTGATATCCAAGTTTGGTGAAAAAGTCTGTCGCACCGGTCAAGGCGAAGGCTTTTTTGATACCGAGTCTCTTCAGGTCCTTATGGCAGGCATCAACAACCGATCGCCCTATTCCTCTTCTCTGCTGATGTTCTTTGACCGCAACGCATTTCAATTCCGCCAGATCACTCCAGAAAATATGCACTGATGCACAGCCCAGAATATCACCTTCTGCTTCAGCGACCATAAACGATCTCAGATCTGCGTAGATCTCATCGTAACCGCGCAGAATCATTCGTCCCAATTGGGCGTGATATTTGATCAGGTCGTAAACCGCTGGAACATCGCTGGCTACCGCAGGACGAACCGTGAATGTCGCTGTGTTGAGTTTTCCCATTCAACTATCGTAGTTCTTCTGCAGGTTTTTGACAGCATTCATATTTGTGAGCAAATTGAAAAATTAGTAAAGAATTTGCGAAATAATTGCTATCTTCTCCAATCAGTATGGAAGGAAATTCAGCAAACTGATTACTCAAATCTCTCGGTGTAAGTTTGCAGTAGAAGCAGAACTTAGCCGAATGAAAAGTTAACCTCTTTAAAACGGCTTCAACAATCGAGCGATTCAAGTGAACGGTATTCTCGCCAGGTTCCCGATCTTCATATTGCTTTTGACTTGCCTAGGTTCCTTGAATGGGTGTCAATCAGTTGAGAAAAGGGTAGTGACTGCTGCCATTCACGAAACCTTTTACACACCTGCCCACAATCATTTGAAAGATAAGACCTATTTGTACTTTATTCATGGTTTGGATCCTTTTGACATTGCAGATATGGCCGGACTTGAACGCCATTTCAGACAGTTGGGATATTCGCACACCAAACTGGTACAGTTCTACCATGGTGAAGATGTCGTTGACGATATCCTTCTTGCCAAGGCAACCTGCCCTGAAGCACGCATCATGATACTGGGATTCAGTGCAGGCACTTTGACAACCAGCGGAGTCGTCAACACCCTCCACGATAAGCATCAAATTAATGTTGATTTAGTTGTCTATACAGCAGGTATCGCATTGATGGATAATGAATCAACTCGTCCTTCTTATGTCGGAAAGATTATTCATATTCTCGATGGTGGCTTAGTTCTTCCTGGCGTGGAATTAACTGGAGCAGACAATTATCGGTTTGAAGATGTCTGGCATTTCGGTACGCCGAATCATGAAAACACCCTGGCTTTAGTTGAGGCAGAATTGAATAAGGAAATTCCTGCAAGGCCATAAGTTAACCAATTCTGTATGTTGCGAGCTTACCGAATGTAAGAAGTTTGCTGATTCATTTGACAGATCAAAACGACGAACTAGATTTCGAATGGATCGAGAGAGGCTGGACTACTGAAGCTGACTGGGCGACGGCTTTGGCTGGCTACCTCTCTCGATCCAATTATTTTTGCATCATGTCTTTCTTGCATTTTCATGCACCGATGAGCAAACTGGTGACATGAATCATCAGCTCGACGTTTTGATTATTGGCGCCGGCCTGGCTGGTTTGCAGACTGCCTTTCTGCTGGAACGTGAAGGTTTGGCAGTTCAAGTTCTCGAAGCCCGTGAACGAGTGGGTGGAAGGTTATTCACGGAAGCTGTATCTGGTTGTAATGTGGATCTGGGTGGACAATGGGCTGGTCCACAACAGCATCGCCTGCTCAACCTGGCACAAACTCTGGGTGTTGCCACATTTCCACAATTCCACCACGGAACCAAAATATTATCCTGGAAAAACAAGCTGTACTGGTTTCGAGGGGAAATACCATGGTTGTCTCCATTCGCCATGTTTGAAATCTGGAAGATGCAACGATCCTTGGGGAAATTATCCCGGGAAGTTTCACCGGAAACACCTTGGTCTTGTCCCCTGGCCCAGCAATGGGATAACATTTCGCTGGAAGACTGGAAGCATCAAAACTTCAATACTGCCGGTGCCCGGATGTTTCTCGATCTGGTGGCACGTGCAGTTTGTACCTCTGAGCCTGATCAGATTTCATTTTTGTATTTTCTTATGTACCTGCGATCAGGAGTTGACCTCAATACACTCATCAGTATTCCAGGAGGTGCCCAGCAACTGCGTTTTCAAGAAGGCACTCAACAGTTATGTTCTCGCATACAGTCAAAGCTGGTGCGTCAGGTCGTTCTGAATTCTCCTGTAAAGGCTATTACTCAGAATAGCACTGAAATAACTGTTAAAACTTCAAATAGTGCATGGAACGCGCAAAGAGTGGTGGTCACTGTGCCCCCTGGCCTGATTCATGAAATCCATTTCTCACCGTCACTTCCAGAAGATCGTAAACAGTTAATTTCCCATTTCTGCATGGGTTCAGTCATCAAATACGTTGCCCGGTATGAAAAGGCATTCTGGAGGGATGCTGGCTATTCGGGAGAAGTATTCATGGATGAAGGGCCATGCACCACTACCTTTGATGCAACAAGCTCGGATGGCCAGC of the Planctomycetia bacterium genome contains:
- a CDS encoding FAD-binding protein; this translates as MSLRVSNLRLGISADESELIEVLANSLGTRIDDLKPWRIIRKSLDARNPDDLSFVYAVEVNVHDEAALLKNSYGKSGIQVSRSVEQSFEFPHPGNQPLPHRPVIIGSGPAGLAAAYFLAEKGYRPLVLERGAPVSERIRDVRAFDEGGEHNPESNYLFGEGGAGTFSDGKLTCRMTGPDVFRILQLYAACKGKPSILYDHRPHLGSNRLPAVVKAMRQQIEAMGGSIQFHCKVEDILIERGTIKGVVSNSGFIPASIVVLAIGHSARDTYEMLYQRGIPLIQKPFQFGVRIEHPQENTNRHCYGKRKLEERIGSASFSVVQKSRSGLDLFSFCMCAGGYVMPSVSEPGAFCTNGMSMSKRDSPFANSGLVVTLDSSFFGSEHPLAGMYLQRQYESLAYELSRERYACPIQWGKDFLEDRTSNGKLPSSYPRETINAQLKTLLPSSISQVLSQALPIIDRRWNGQFLKEATLVGPEARGSAPVRIPRDELTRQVTGIEGLYPVGEGAGYAGGIISAAVDGLRTSKAIVARYAVTS
- a CDS encoding Gfo/Idh/MocA family oxidoreductase, which codes for MAVCALTSSSIGYAQNVSEIKVGIIGCDTSHVIAFTKILNSKQPLQEADGIRVVVAFPGGSPDLPDSQDRVAGYVAQLKNEFHVEIVDSIPALLGKCDAVLLESVDGRPHWEQVQPILAAGKPVFVDKPFAGSLVDAIRIAQLAEKTKTPVFSSSALRFTPGIAKARNDEKTGNVIGCLAYSPCAVNQYHPDLYWYGIHGAETLFTIMGKGCVSVQRTYTEGTDIVTGVWNDGRVGTFRGIRHGHKEFGALVFGTKGVHTTGGFTGYDPLVVEIARFFKTGKSPVPLSETIEILAFMNAADISKKNNGAVVLLSDVLERAKQQAAGK
- the pdxA gene encoding 4-hydroxythreonine-4-phosphate dehydrogenase PdxA; translation: MHALPRLLITLGDVAGIGPEVLLKSWTKSELFAYSQPVVVGDVEWLERLNEKYSIGIRINPITDLTSWPASNRNIMPCLQGTQVNLCEVTPGKAQAGAGQAAFDFLQLAIQQTQQKIADAIVTLPLHKEGLYLAGLDYPGHTEILADACHVKEYAMMLYAPASKHDLENTHLGLGVAHVTLHQSLRSIFDYITPANVLEKIVLTANIMKKLIGSQPRIGVCALNPHASDGGIFGNEEEKNIAPAVLKAQRQGITVSGPWPSDTLFKRAQRGEFDGIVAMYHDQGHIALKLISGFHLVNITLGLPIIRTSVAHGTAYDIVNDWIADPYSLQAAIEVACLLHQNRDV
- a CDS encoding N-acetyltransferase; this translates as MGKLNTATFTVRPAVASDVPAVYDLIKYHAQLGRMILRGYDEIYADLRSFMVAEAEGDILGCASVHIFWSDLAELKCVAVKEHQQRRGIGRSVVDACHKDLKRLGIKKAFALTGATDFFTKLGYQVVEKESLPRFIWGECVRCPSFPVCNEQALVFNLIV
- a CDS encoding FAD-dependent oxidoreductase, coding for MNHQLDVLIIGAGLAGLQTAFLLEREGLAVQVLEARERVGGRLFTEAVSGCNVDLGGQWAGPQQHRLLNLAQTLGVATFPQFHHGTKILSWKNKLYWFRGEIPWLSPFAMFEIWKMQRSLGKLSREVSPETPWSCPLAQQWDNISLEDWKHQNFNTAGARMFLDLVARAVCTSEPDQISFLYFLMYLRSGVDLNTLISIPGGAQQLRFQEGTQQLCSRIQSKLVRQVVLNSPVKAITQNSTEITVKTSNSAWNAQRVVVTVPPGLIHEIHFSPSLPEDRKQLISHFCMGSVIKYVARYEKAFWRDAGYSGEVFMDEGPCTTTFDATSSDGQPALVTFSDGNVACELTEKSSEHRQQAVLKELSRCLGAQAGHPIAFAQKNWIEDEWSGGCYAGVLKKDVLSRYGHALRKPCGRIHWAGTETATEWFGYMEGALQSAERVSQEMLSLVEPRN